From a region of the Etheostoma cragini isolate CJK2018 chromosome 20, CSU_Ecrag_1.0, whole genome shotgun sequence genome:
- the mrps26 gene encoding 28S ribosomal protein S26, mitochondrial — protein sequence MFQVIGGRSIQGARLLAPRSAVLVEAVRGRKSRTDPVAKSKEGRIKVPPPVDPVEMVILKERYTEYQMMMSALRLEFKEEVLRKKYEEETGSLAEERARQEAEEHRALMAFNNQENLRMLKLRILRIQKEKEEAERKQVEAAIQREREQQESIKEKERDILKLQEEAKNFITLENLDQRIEEALDNPKNYNFAIDKEGRVVKQTMLQ from the exons ATGTTCCAGGTAATCGGCGGGAGGAGCATCCAGGGGGCCCGGCTCCTCGCACCCAGGAGCGCCGTGCTCGTGGAAGCTGTCCGGGGAAGAAAGTCCCGCACAGACCCGGTGGCCAAGTCTAAAGAGGGGCGAATAAAAGTTCCTCCCCCGGTCGACCCGGTGGAGATGGTCATCCTCAAGGAGAGATACACGGAGTACCAGATGATGATGAGTGCGCTTCG GCTGGAGTTTAAGGAGGAGGTTCTTCGGAAGAAGTACGAGGAGGAGACGGGCTCCCTGGCGGAGGAGAGGGCGAGGCAGGAGGCGGAGGAGCATCGCGCCCTCATGGCCTTTAACAACCAGGAGAACCTCCGCATGCTCAAACTCCG GATATTGAGGAtccagaaagaaaaggaggaagctGAGCGCAAGCAGGTAGAAGCTGCCATTCAGCGTGAACGAGAGCAGCAGGAATctatcaaagaaaaagaaagggacattttaaaattgcag GAGGAGGCAAAGAACTTCATCACGTTGGAGAACTTGGATCAGCGTATAGAAGAAGCTCTGGACAATCCAAAGAATTACAACTTTGCCATTGACAAAGAAGGGAGAGTTGTTAAACAGACAATGCTGCAGTAA
- the si:dkey-33c12.3 gene encoding neurofilament light polypeptide, whose amino-acid sequence MSYDTFFSYRRPWDSYRGSQTTTKSSMSSSLYSSPRAPPSGKRIQRLASSSLPDRSERMDLAHASSLNTELLGVRSQEKEQLVDLNDRFATYIEKVRHLELQNRALLAELEALRRRQSEPSALQTLYEGQSRSLRAMIDSENGEKMRMEAERDYLHDMYEQMKERFEEEAGRRVDAEEALQRAREKASAALLSNCDAEATVVSLCDEMVFLKKVFAEEQAELQAQLQVANISVDVEVSRPDLSTALRDIRAQYERLANKNMQTAEEWYKGKFASVAEMASKNNEAVHAIREETMEYRRLLQSRSSEIESLRNVIDSLNKQLKDLEEMQDKEVAKYQMRISELERDITDAKQEMARYLRDYQDLLNVKMALDIEIAAYRKLLEGEEIRLAHPSLSILN is encoded by the exons ATGAGCTACGACACCTTCTTCTCCTACCGCCGCCCTTGGGACAGCTACAGAGGCTCCCAAACCACCACCAAATCCTCGATGTCTTCCTCCCTCTACTCTTCTCCTCGAGCTCCTCCGTCTGGGAAGAGGATCCAGAGGCTGGCCTCTTCTTCCCTGCCAGACCGGTCTGAGCGGATGGACCTGGCTCACGCCAGCTCCCtcaacacagagctgctggGCGTGCGCTCCCAGGAGAAGGAGCAGCTGGTGGACCTGAACGACCGCTTTGCCACCTACATCGAGAAGGTGAGGCACCTGGAGCTGCAGAACCGGGCCCTGCTGGCAGAGCTGGAGGCGCTGAGGAGGCGACAGAGTGAGCCGTCCGCTCTGCAGACGCTCTATGAGGGGCAGTCACGGAGTCTGAGGGCCATGATTGACTCGGAGAATGGCGAGAAGATGCGGATGGAGGCGGAGAGAGACTACCTGCATGACATGTATGAGCAGATGAAGGAACGCTTTGAGGAGGAGGCGGGGCGGCGCGTGGATGCTGAGGAGGCCCTGCAGAGGGCCAGGGAGAAGGCCAGCGCTGCCCTGCTCTCCAACTGTGACGCCGAGGCCACCGTGGTGTCTCTCTGTGATGAGATGGTGTTCCTGAAGAAAGTCTTTGCAGAGGAGCAAGCGGAGCTGCAGGCCCAGCTGCAGGTGGCCAACATCAGCGTGGACGTGGAGGTGTCCCGTCCTGACCTCTCCACCGCCCTGCGGGACATCAGGGCACAGTACGAGCGGCTGGCAAACAAGAACATGCAAACCGCCGAAGAATGGTACAAGGGCAAGTTTGCAAGTGTGGCGGAGATGGCGAGCAAAAATAACGAGGCCGTGCACGCCATCCGGGAGGAGACCATGGAGTACCGGAGACTGCTCCAGTCCCGCTCCTCTGAGATTGAATCTCTCCGGAACGTCATTGACTCCCTGAACAAGCAGCTGAAGGATCTGGAGGAGATGCAGGACAAAGAGGTGGCAAAGTACCAG ATGAGGATAAGTGAGCTGGAGCGGGATATCACCGACGCCAAGCAGGAGATGGCGCGCTACCTGAGAGATTACCAAGACCTTCTCAACGTTAAGATGGCGCTGGACATCGAAATAGCTGCGTACAG gAAACTCCTGGAGGGAGAAGAGATCCGTCTGGCTCACCCTTCCCTTTCCATTCTTAACTAA